The nucleotide sequence AAAAGCCCTCTTTTACAGCGTCTATCCCGCTCAAATCGACCAGGGAAGCAAGAAGCCTGCCACGTTCGACTGGTGCCTCACTCGCACCAAAGACGGCACAGGCACGAACGCGCCACGCGAACTAATACATCTCTTATCTGAGACTAAGAACGAGCAGCTTTCTCGATTTGAGATCGGGCAAGCCACCCCCGAGGGGCATGCCATATTCGATAGGCAGGCATTCAAGGACGCCTTGCCTCAGGTTTCCGAGGTCCGGCTAAAGCAGACGCTGTACGCCGAGCACCCCGCCCTGCGCTCATATCTCGAGCTGCTGGAGGGCCAGAAGACCCGACACAATCATGCTAGCTTGGCGCGACTGTGGAGCGTTTCTGAGGAACAAGCGCAGGCTGTTTCCGAAGACCTTGTCCGGATTGGCTTCTTCGAAGCACGCGGAGAGGACTACTGGGTGCCGTTCATGTACCGCCATGCGCTGTCCTTGGTTCAGGGCTCAGCGGAAGAGGTTGGAACTGTCTCTTCCGACGACGACTAGATTGGTCCTTCCAGATGTGGTCGTTCAGCACGAGCACCACCAGGGCCAGGACGGTCACCGGTGAGCCGAGCCATCGGAGCGCTACCGGCCAGCGTGTCGCCCGCTCCCTGCTCCCCCGGCCCACGCACAGAGCCTGCCCGAGCAGCCGAGCCTGCGGGTCACGATCGAGGATCTACGAGGTCACGACCTCGAAACGGCAGCGCGCCAACCGCGTTGGTCGCGAGACTCACGCAGCAGCTCGCCGAAGCCCATAAGCGCCTCCAGTTGCGCAACGGCGTCTGCGTCGGGTGCTGAACTGTCCGCCGGCAGGCGCCCCGTCAGCCGGAGCACGGCGGCGTCCGCGATGTCCGCGGCGTCCCAGCCCATCCGACGGTCGGTAGCGGCGTAGTCGGCCAGCAGCGGCAGGGTGCGCTCGCTCGGGTAGAACAGCGTCGCCGTAATGAGGGCGGGTGAGGTCAGGTGTCCTTGGCACGTCTCGAGCGCGTCGTGCACCGGGTCGCAGAGGGCCTCGTCGTGGCGGGCGATCGCGTACCAGCAGCCCATCACCAGGGGGCGCCAGCCGCCCGCAAGCATCAGCCGCACCTGCTCGTCGGTCACGGCCCGGCTGCGGCGCGCGACGCTGCAGGACGCTGCGGTCGGCGTCGGCGGCGGCGGAGCCCATCAGCTTCATGTAGTGCGGGGCGACGAGGTCCATCCCGCCCAGCTCGAGGAGGCGATCGTCGGCAGCCATCATGGCGTCGGTGTCGGGGGTGCGCATGCCCGCAGACCGTAGCCGCCGTCCCCGACCCGCGCCCGGCCATGGCTCATCACCGCTGGAGGCGCTTCCTCCGCCGGCCGTGTCGCCCTGCGCTGCAGACCTTGCCCGAGGGGACCACGCCGTCCGAGCTCGCCCGAGCGCTCGGCATCCCGCCGAAGACGCTGCGTGCGTGGCTTCGCGCTCAGGGCTGGCAGTCGGTGCCCTATGAGCGCTGGCACCTCAGCGAGCAGCAGGCAGGCTAGGCCCGGCAGCACTTCACCGCTGGGCACCGACGCTCCTAGTTCGCTGGGGCACCGAGGATGGTCGAACCAGCGCCAGGTGAGGTCGTGTCGGCGGTGCGCTCAAGGCAGGCTGGTACCCAGGCACACAGGTGATGGACTACGCCAACCCTGACCGCTGGAAACCCCCCTTTTGAGCGGTCAAGGTTGACGCTGTCCGGCCGTCCTCGCAGGTCAGCCCCCATTGCCACGCGCGAGCGACTGCGCACTGTCTGCGCTCGTGACCGATGCGATCACCAGGCCCACCGAGGCCTCACCCCGTCCCCTGCCCACCGCCGCAGACGCTGCGCGCCGTACCCGACTGCACCGACTGCTGCCCGCCACCGGTGCCGAGCAGCCGCCACGGCCAGCGCGCTCGGTCGCGGAGCGGGTGCTTGCCGGACGCCCCGTGAGTGGTCTCGCCGCGACCGCGCCCGCCGCTGCAGGTGGCGCGTTCTCCCGTCACCGGCATCTGAAGGTCGCCCAGCCTCCGACCACCGTCCCGCCCGAGCGCATCGCCGGTGCGGCGTTCCTCGAGGAGGCCCACCGTGAGCTGGTCAGCTACTCGATGGCGACCGGCACGCGGCGGGGATACGAAGGCCACCAGGCCGCGTGGGTCCGGTGGTGCGAGCAGAGCGACATCGACCCGCGGTCGGCGACACCGCATGACGTGGCCCTGCACCTGACCTCCTACCTCCTCGGCGGCGAGGACGAGGCCGTGCGCGGCCCCGACGGGCAGCTGCTCGCCGCCATCGCCACCTCGACCCTTCAGGTCCGCCTGGCCGCCATCGATAAGTGGTTCGAGGTTGACGGGCGCGCGCGCCCCGGGCACGACCTCGAGGTCAAGACACTGATGCAGGGTGTGCGGCGGCTCTTCGGGGTCGCCACGACCCGCGCGAAGAAGCCGGTGCTGCTCGCCGACCTTCGGCTGCTGCTCGCGGTCGTGCGGCAGGCCCAGCTGCGCCCTCGACGGGACCTGGTCCTGGTCGAGGCCTCCCGGCAGTTGGGGGCCACCCCCGGCCAGCTCGCCCGCTTGGACTGGACCGACGTGGACCTCTCCGGCGCCGACGCCTACCTGGCGCTGCCACCGGACAGGCGCGGGGGCTCCCGCCGGCGGGTGCGACTGCGCGCGAGCGCATCTCACGAACGCTGCCCTGTCGAAGCGCTGCGCGCGCTGCATGAGGCCGCCACGGCCGACAGCACGGCTGTGTTCGGCGACGATGCCGGCAGGCGCCTGACGCGGCAGGCCATCGACAAGCGCCTGAGGACGGCAGCCAGTGTCGGCGTGGCCGCGCCGAGGGCGAGCACCAAGGCGCTGCGGGATGCGGCGATGCTCACGGTGGGTTGGTTCGCGGCGCTGCGCCGGTCGAACCTGGCAGCACTGAACTGGTCGGACCTGACCTGGACTCCTGACGGCTCGATCCGGGTGCGCCTTCGACGGTCCAAGACCGACCAGCAGGGAGCGGGAGCGTGGAACTGGCTGCCAGCCCTATCCGGCGACGCCGCCTGCCCGGTCGCAGCGCTGACCGCATGGCGTGAGCGCGTGGAGGAGCTGATCGGCGCCGACCCCCGTCACGTTCTCGCTGACCAAGCGTTAATCCCGGCGATGGACCGGCACGACCACCTCAAGCACCGTGGCGAGAGGTTGCAGCGGCTCCGAGGAGAGGCCGTCA is from Arthrobacter sp. NEB 688 and encodes:
- a CDS encoding tyrosine-type recombinase/integrase, giving the protein MTDAITRPTEASPRPLPTAADAARRTRLHRLLPATGAEQPPRPARSVAERVLAGRPVSGLAATAPAAAGGAFSRHRHLKVAQPPTTVPPERIAGAAFLEEAHRELVSYSMATGTRRGYEGHQAAWVRWCEQSDIDPRSATPHDVALHLTSYLLGGEDEAVRGPDGQLLAAIATSTLQVRLAAIDKWFEVDGRARPGHDLEVKTLMQGVRRLFGVATTRAKKPVLLADLRLLLAVVRQAQLRPRRDLVLVEASRQLGATPGQLARLDWTDVDLSGADAYLALPPDRRGGSRRRVRLRASASHERCPVEALRALHEAATADSTAVFGDDAGRRLTRQAIDKRLRTAASVGVAAPRASTKALRDAAMLTVGWFAALRRSNLAALNWSDLTWTPDGSIRVRLRRSKTDQQGAGAWNWLPALSGDAACPVAALTAWRERVEELIGADPRHVLADQALIPAMDRHDHLKHRGERLQRLRGEAVNELIQDLAGRAGLAAPGATGASSMGGHSLRAGFVTQACISGLPLIEIAKVTHHADVRSLGVYYRPTDRSSEKTIAAVVAGAAGS